A single Salmo trutta chromosome 14, fSalTru1.1, whole genome shotgun sequence DNA region contains:
- the synpra gene encoding synaptoporin encodes MESPNQLVSVGTFQVLKLPLGFIRVLEWLFAIFAFATCGGYSGQLRVSVDCQLDKASSNLSIGIDFAYPFRLHQVSFEAPLCDGRRRESLFLIGDYSSSAEFFVTIAVFAFLYSLMATIVYIFFQNKYHENNRGPLIDFIVTVVFAFMWLVSSSAWAQALSDVKVATDPDEVQELMSACKVMTNKCGSVQGPRWSGLNTSVVFGFLNFVLWAGNIWFVFKETGWHKGGPARYAGAPPEKQAATFSQQQPYNQGSFDQSGGYSGQGDREQASEYSPVGEPTSYSNQM; translated from the exons CTTTTTGCCATTTTTGCATTTGCGACATGTGGAGGCTACAGTGGACAGCTGCGGGTTAGTGTTGACTGTCAGCTTGACAAGGCCAGCAGCAACCTCAGTATTGGCATCGATTTTGCCTATCCTTTTAG GTTGCACCAGGTGTCCTTTGAGGCTCCGCTGTGTgatgggaggagaagggagagtcTCTTCCTCATTGGGGACTACTCTTCCTCAGCTGAGTTCTTCGTCACCATTGCTGTGTTCGCCTTCCTCTACTCCCTCATGGCCACCATAGTCTACATCTTCTTCCAGAACAAGTACCACGAGAACAATCGAGGCCCTCTCATC GACTTCATAGTGACCGTGGTGTTCGCCTTCATGTGGCTGGTCAGTTCTTCGGCCTGGGCTCAGGCCTTGTCAGACGTCAAGGTGGCCACAGATCCAGATGAGGTGCAGGAGCTCATGTCTGCCTGTAAGGTCATGACCAACAAGTGTGGCTCAGTGCAAGGACCCCGCTGGTCAGGCCTTAACACCTCTGTG GTGTTTGGCTTCCTAAACTTCGTCCTGTGGGCAGGAAACATCTGGTTTGTTTTCAAGGAGACTGGCTGGCATAAGGGAGGACCTGCTCGGTACGCTGGAGCACCGCCCGAAAAACAGGCCGCGACCTTCAGCCAGCAGCAGCCCTACAACCAGGGCAGCTTCGACCAGTCAGGAGGCTACAGCGGCCAGGGAGACCGGGAGCAGGCATCAGAATACAGTCCTGTGGGCGAACCCACCTCCTACTCCAATCAGATGTAG